CTTGACTGCCTGATTGATAGGCTTCAAAGGCTTTTTTATTGTAGTCTGTGTCTCGAATGATGACCTCATAAAAATATTTGACCTGCTCATAGCGATCCTTTGATGGCGTGTTTGCGACGATATCATTACCGATTGCTTGCAAGTCTTGATAAATGTTCTTGGCATCTTCTGGGATAGGAAAGGTGACAAAGACCGTTTGATCAGAAAACTCAAATCGATAATCGGCAGATGTAATCCAGTAAAATTCGGGATTATCCATCACAAAGGCGTCAATTGTTTTAATTAAGCTTTTTTTAGAAGCCGGCGTCAAACTGATGATTTCACGAAATTGTGCTAAACTATCGTATAAAGTGAGGTAATTTTCTTGTTCGGTTTTGGATAATTGTTGGAAATAATACCGTTGTCTTACTTGTTTGACGATTTGTTGGCGCTTTTTTCCGGTTAAAGAAAAAACAGAATCGGTATTAGAAGGTTTGCTAGTGTTGTGACACGCAGACATACCAACTGTCATAAGGCCAATTACTGTTAAGATTTTAATCTTTTGTTTCATCATAACTCCCATTCTAATCTAATAATCTTATTATAACATAGAGAATAGCTGGAATGGGGAGAGGGAAAGATTTTCAAAAAGCAAAATCGTGTTTGGAAAGGGTCATGATTTTTCTAGGTATTCAGTCCATCTTGTCCCAAAATGAAGCTATGCTCACTTGAAAGTGATTTTACTTAGTTGGAAAACTTGCAAACTGTCCGTAATATGATATAATAATAGGCGGAGCAACACTTGTGCGTGAAGTGGGTCAGGGGAGGAATCCAGCAGCCCTAAGCGATTTTCGGGTGTGTGCTCTTTTTTTGTTGACTTTACTAAAGTAATTTCCTCCTTCTATAGTGTCATCAGTTGTTGAAACCGATTGATATTTTTATTTAGGCTAAGAGGTATAAAACAGGACATAAAAAGTTTTAAATGAAAACAAACATTTTGACAATTATCATATTATCATGTGTTTTTAGCTATGGAAGTCAATTAGCTTATGCAGATGAAAATTTAAAAGATTTAAAAAGAAGTTTAAGATTTGCCTATAATATTACCCCATGCGATTATGAAAATGTAGAAATTGCATTTGTTACTACAAATAGCATACATATTAATACTAAACAAAAAAGATCGGAATGTATTCTTTATGTTGATTCTATTGTATCTTTAGGCATTACTGATCAGTTTATAAAAGGGGATAAGGTCGATGTTTTTGGTCTCCCTTATAATTTTTCCCCACCTTATGTAGATAATATTTATGGTGGTATTGTAAAACATTCGAATCAAGGAAATAAATCATTACAGTTTGTAGGAATTTTAAATCAAGATGGGAAAGAAACTTATTTGCCCTCTGAGGCTGTTCGCATAAAAAAGAAACAGTTTACTTTACAGGAATTTGATTTTAAAATAAGAAAATTTCTAATGGAAAAATACAATATCTATGATTCGGAATCGCGTTATACATCGGGGAGCCTTTTCCTTGCTACTAAAGATAGTAAACATTATGAAGTTGATTTATTTAATAAGGATGATAAGCTTTTAAGTCGAGACAGTTTCTTTAAAAGGTATAAAGATAATAAGATTTTTAATAGTGAAGAAATTAGTCATTTTGATATCTACTTAAAAACGCACTAGTGCTATTCTCCCCCCTTTGCTTTTTAAGTATTCAAATGATTGCCATTTTTAGATAATGAGAGTAAGTAATGTTAAGAAGATAGCATGAGAAAGTATTTACAGGTGATTGGGGCTTCAATTGCCTTTGTAGGTGTGGCTTTATGCATTGATCATATGCATGATGGGGTTATTACCCGTGTTGAAATGATAAAATCCTTAAAATAAGTTATTACGGTAAAGCGGCCTCAGGGCCTTTTTTCATGATATTTTTAGGAAATATGAAATCCTATTTTCTCTTAAAAAACCACTATGATGAGAATATGCTTGCATTGACACATGTTTTATGTCTGAAAAAACGAAAACCTTTTCAAAAAACCTAGCTTTTTCACAGGTGAAAACCACTAAAAACCATTGAAATATTAGATAGAAAAGGTTATCATACTAATGAAACTTAAAATTTTAAGGGAGCGAAACTCATGTCACATATTACATTTGATTATTCAAAAGTCCTCGAGTCATTTGCGGGACAACATGAAATTGATTTTTTACAAGGCCAAGTAACAGAAGCTGACAAGTTATTGCGTGAAGGAACTGGACCAGGTTCAGATTTCTTGGGCTGGCTTGATCTTCCAGAAAACTATGATAAAGATGAATTTGCACGTATCTTGACTGCTGCTGAAAAGATTAAGGCAGACAGCGAAGTTCTTGTGGTGATCGGTATCGGTGGGTCATACCTTGGTGCCAAAGCAGCGATTGATTTTTTAAATCATCATTTTGCTAACTTGCAAACTGCCAAAGAGCGCAAAGCCCCACAAATTCTTTACGCTGGAAACTCTATTTCATCTACTTACCTTGCCGATTTAGTTGAATACGTTCAAGACAAAGAGTTCTCAGTAAACGTGATCTCTAAATCAGGTACAACCACTGAACCAGCTATTGCCTTTCGCGTGTTCAAAGAACTTTTGGTTAAAAAATATGGCCAAGAAGAAGCTAACAAACGTATCTACGCTACCACAGACAAAGTTAAGGGTGCTGTTAAGGTAGAAGCTGACGCTAACAACTGGGAAACATTTGTGGTGCCAGATAATGTTGGTGGTCGTTTCTCAGTCTTGACTGCTGTTGGTTTGCTTCCAATTGCTGCATCAGGTGCAGATATTACTGCTCTTATGGAAGGGGCAAATGCTGCTCGTAAAGACCTTTCTTCAGACAAAATCTCTGAAAACATTGCTTACCAATACGCTGCTGTTCGTAATGTGCTTTACCGTAAAGGCTACATCACTGAAATCTTGGCTAACTACGAGCCATCTCTTCAGTACTTTGGCGAATGGTGGAAACAATTAGCTGGTGAATCAGAAGGAAAAGATCAAAAAGGGATTTACCCAACTTCAGCTAACTTCTCAACAGACCTTCACTCACTTGGTCAATTTATCCAAGAAGGTTACCGTAATCTCTTTGAAACAGTTATTCGTGTTGATAATCCTCGTAAAAATGTTATCATTCCTGAATTAGCAGAAGACCTAGATGGACTTGGTTACCTTCAAGGTAAAGACGTTGATTTCGTTAACAAGAAAGCTACAGATGGTGTGCTTCTTGCCCACACAGATGGCGGCGTGCCAAACATGTTTGTCACTCTTCCAGCTCAAGACGAGTTTACCCTTGGTTACACTATTTACTTCTTTGAGCTTGCCATCGCTGTTTCAGGCTACATGAATGCTGTTAACCCATTTGATCAACCAGGTGTTGAAGCTTACAAACGTAACATGTTTGCGCTTCTTGGAAAACCAGGTTTTGAAGCATTATCAGCAGAGCTTAATGCTCGCCTCTAATCAACAGATAGTCAAAAAGACTTCTTCCTTGTACAAGAGCTTAAAAGTTAGCCAAGCAATCTAAGAATTGGGGCGGCACTTCCATCATCGAGTGGATACAAGGTTAAGTAAAAGGGATAATAAAGTGCGCTTCCAGAACATGGGAGCGCACTTTATTATACCAAATTTCAGATAAGACCTTCAAAAAAGGGAAGAAGATCCTACAAGAGGAGTTGAACCGCTATAACAGTTCCAGTTCTGTTTCTAAGCAAATAGCAATGGCTAAAAAGAGAGCTTATCAAGGTTGCAAGTGACAACCTTAAAGACCCTCCTAGACTGTGAAAGTATCTAGGAGGGACTGTCAAAAAATTAAGAAGGAACTCTCCAAAGTTCTTCTAAACGTTTTTGGTAGTGGTTCTGGTGCAAGGCTAAGATGGTTTTGATTAAATCTTCGCGCTGCTGTTGGATACAGTCCAAACTCAAACCAAACAAGCGGGTCTCTTTGGGAAAAACACCGAGTTCTTTTAAGAAAGGCAAGAGCTTCTGACTGGTTACAACCAGATCTACAGGTTTATCATAGGGATAAATATTATCAGATAAGATATTGACCCGTGACAGTTTAACTTTGTAAGAAGGGATAGTTGAGGTGATGAAATTAGCTATAACGTTACCAACAGTTTCTTGGCTCTCAATAACAGTAATATTGATTGGAGCAATAGAGCTTTCCAAGATCTGCTCAAGGTATAAACACATCAAGTGTAAGTGACCAGAACTAATACTGCCTTGACGGCCTGTGTCATAAAGCCAATCTTTGATAACGGTTTCAAGCTTATCTAGTAGTAGCATGTTGCCTTGATATTGATCAAAATAATAACCATCAAAGGTAATTAAAGTTTGTAAATTGTAGAGAGTTCTTTTGAAAAAAGGAATTAAGTTAGGGATATGCTCATGAATATCGGAATATTTTCCAACTAGTGCCTGAAGACGATGGATTAGTAAATGATAATCGGGATCTTTGGTGATTAAATGGTAAAGTTGTTGTCGCTGATGACTTGTCCAGTACCCACTCAAGAAGGAGTTATCAGTCGTTAAATAAATTAAAAAGAGATAGTCAAAATCATCAGACGAAAATGTGACACGAGTTCGAGGTGCTAGCTCATCCACGGCAATGGTTTTGATATTGTCAAAAATAGGCAAGGATTTGAGATGTTCAAAAAGAGCTAAATGAGGCAAATGAACAGGATAGCGATGGCGCTTCCAAGTCAACATCAACAGCACATCAAAAAACAAGAAGCGTCTATCTAAAAAGGCAGAAGGTTGTAAGTTTTTTTGTGCTGCAAAGATAAAAGCATGAATCGTTTCAATGTCTGCAGGTTGTATATCATATAATATAATGCCGTACTCTTTATGTAAAAGAGCAATCAAATACCGTATTTTAAGTTCATCTCCGATAACAGTATTGTCTACAATATTTAAACCAATGTCTTGTAAATAATGTTTTAATTTATGAATAAGACGATAAGCTTTTGACTGGGATATCCCTTGTTTTCGTGTATAAACAGCGATTGATTTGTGTTTGGGATTATCTAGTAATAAGAATGTCAACATTTTTAGAGTATCTGATAAGGCAAAAATGTCATAAAAAAATGCTTCTCGCTTATCATTTAATACCTCACAATAAATACGAGATTTAATAAGCTCAATACGTAAGTACCCTTTAAATAAGGCGTTAAATTGTCGAAGATACTGCTTTATTTTTAAAGCAGTCAAAGTTGTTTGAGAACAAGCTGCTGCCATCGTCAGTTCTTTTTCTGTCAACAAAATAGCCAGTAGGATTTTCTGGTCAATAATATCGGATTCCAAATAATAATCTAACAATGTAATTTTTCTCTCCTTAAATTAAATTGTATAATCCTATATATTGTAGCGAATCTACCGTAAAAGTCAACTAAAATCAATAGGATTACCAGTATAGTCACAATAAAGATCATCAAAAAGCAGCAAACTTCATCAATAGATTGATTGATGCGTGTTTTTAGCCCATAATTGAGAGAGCTAAGAACACGCGGGTGAAATCATATTTTTGCTGTTGACTTTTTAAATTTAAAAACCTAACCAGCCGGTTAACTGGTCAGGTTTAAACAAGGGAGGGCACCTAAGAAGATAGGTGCCCAGGAGATTTATGAAAAGGGAAAACAAGGGGAAAACCTATTCTCCCAACGGTTTAGGTAAACCGCTTTTTAGGATGTTTTCATTCTACGATAGTAACCTTAAAGTTTTCTTAAATGATTCTTTAGAATGCCTTTATTTTTAATCTTTTTTGAGAGAGCTAGTTTCCACGCCAAACGCATGAAGAAACTTTTGTTTTCAGAAAACTAGATTCATAATGACAAAATCAATCAAAGTAGTACACTATAGATGAGGTGACTACGATGATTGATTTTATTATTTCTATTGATGATTGCGCAGTTGAATTGGATAGTCGTCAATCTTGGAAAATTCGCTACCCCTTATCAACCATTCTATTTCTTGTCTTCGTTTGTCAGTTAGCT
The genomic region above belongs to Streptococcus pyogenes and contains:
- a CDS encoding glucose-6-phosphate isomerase; amino-acid sequence: MSHITFDYSKVLESFAGQHEIDFLQGQVTEADKLLREGTGPGSDFLGWLDLPENYDKDEFARILTAAEKIKADSEVLVVIGIGGSYLGAKAAIDFLNHHFANLQTAKERKAPQILYAGNSISSTYLADLVEYVQDKEFSVNVISKSGTTTEPAIAFRVFKELLVKKYGQEEANKRIYATTDKVKGAVKVEADANNWETFVVPDNVGGRFSVLTAVGLLPIAASGADITALMEGANAARKDLSSDKISENIAYQYAAVRNVLYRKGYITEILANYEPSLQYFGEWWKQLAGESEGKDQKGIYPTSANFSTDLHSLGQFIQEGYRNLFETVIRVDNPRKNVIIPELAEDLDGLGYLQGKDVDFVNKKATDGVLLAHTDGGVPNMFVTLPAQDEFTLGYTIYFFELAIAVSGYMNAVNPFDQPGVEAYKRNMFALLGKPGFEALSAELNARL
- a CDS encoding helix-turn-helix domain-containing protein; translated protein: MLDYYLESDIIDQKILLAILLTEKELTMAAACSQTTLTALKIKQYLRQFNALFKGYLRIELIKSRIYCEVLNDKREAFFYDIFALSDTLKMLTFLLLDNPKHKSIAVYTRKQGISQSKAYRLIHKLKHYLQDIGLNIVDNTVIGDELKIRYLIALLHKEYGIILYDIQPADIETIHAFIFAAQKNLQPSAFLDRRFLFFDVLLMLTWKRHRYPVHLPHLALFEHLKSLPIFDNIKTIAVDELAPRTRVTFSSDDFDYLFLIYLTTDNSFLSGYWTSHQRQQLYHLITKDPDYHLLIHRLQALVGKYSDIHEHIPNLIPFFKRTLYNLQTLITFDGYYFDQYQGNMLLLDKLETVIKDWLYDTGRQGSISSGHLHLMCLYLEQILESSIAPINITVIESQETVGNVIANFITSTIPSYKVKLSRVNILSDNIYPYDKPVDLVVTSQKLLPFLKELGVFPKETRLFGLSLDCIQQQREDLIKTILALHQNHYQKRLEELWRVPS
- the speG gene encoding streptococcal pyrogenic exotoxin SpeG translates to MKTNILTIIILSCVFSYGSQLAYADENLKDLKRSLRFAYNITPCDYENVEIAFVTTNSIHINTKQKRSECILYVDSIVSLGITDQFIKGDKVDVFGLPYNFSPPYVDNIYGGIVKHSNQGNKSLQFVGILNQDGKETYLPSEAVRIKKKQFTLQEFDFKIRKFLMEKYNIYDSESRYTSGSLFLATKDSKHYEVDLFNKDDKLLSRDSFFKRYKDNKIFNSEEISHFDIYLKTH